A single region of the Methylocystis echinoides genome encodes:
- a CDS encoding amidohydrolase family protein, whose protein sequence is MSYFVDFARPYTAILALLALMTGAYAEEDRRQSYPSQEKTAETVLISAHRLFDGVRFHRDHAVLIEGGLITAVGPSEQLRKRAAKAIDLEDATILPGFIELHAHSLIRKVPPDVILRHGVTTVRDVGGPLAPVSGGVGKLRLLTAGPIITVQSGYPISAFGNGYIAESVDTPEQAKDLVRKLVESGAAVIKIALEPGGEPGAPWTQGHHGGAPPPWPIATPEIASAIVVEAHRLGKIVTVHIGENKGAAIALKAGVDEWAHVPCLEIDDDLIAQAARQKVRVVTTLDTMSHCPGTFTNARKLAKAGVSLLYGAEIAHVDIPWGIDAQELQLMHHAGLSIEEVLRAATSEAGKELGMEPLGRLQPGAPADLIAVKGDPEENLKMLEYPDFVMSGGVTVSNSFK, encoded by the coding sequence ATGAGTTATTTCGTCGACTTTGCACGTCCATACACGGCAATCCTGGCGCTTTTGGCTCTCATGACCGGGGCTTATGCGGAAGAAGATCGGCGACAGTCATATCCCTCCCAGGAAAAGACCGCAGAGACGGTCCTGATTTCAGCACACAGACTGTTTGACGGCGTCCGCTTCCACCGAGATCATGCGGTCCTGATCGAAGGCGGCCTGATCACCGCTGTTGGCCCCTCGGAACAGCTTCGAAAGCGTGCAGCGAAAGCCATCGACCTGGAGGACGCGACGATCCTTCCGGGTTTCATTGAGCTTCACGCCCATAGCCTCATTCGCAAGGTCCCTCCCGACGTCATCCTGCGGCACGGCGTCACGACCGTGAGAGATGTTGGGGGACCGTTAGCGCCGGTTTCCGGAGGCGTCGGGAAGCTTCGGCTTCTCACCGCCGGTCCAATCATCACCGTCCAGAGCGGCTACCCAATATCGGCCTTCGGCAATGGCTACATCGCAGAGTCGGTGGACACGCCGGAACAGGCGAAGGATCTGGTGAGAAAGCTTGTTGAAAGCGGCGCCGCCGTGATCAAGATAGCGCTCGAGCCAGGAGGCGAGCCCGGAGCGCCCTGGACACAGGGCCACCATGGAGGCGCGCCCCCGCCGTGGCCGATCGCGACACCTGAAATCGCGTCGGCGATTGTGGTCGAAGCCCACAGATTGGGAAAAATTGTCACCGTCCATATCGGCGAAAACAAAGGCGCTGCAATCGCGCTGAAGGCCGGCGTTGATGAATGGGCGCATGTGCCGTGTCTGGAGATCGATGACGATCTGATTGCGCAGGCCGCGCGGCAGAAGGTGAGGGTCGTCACCACGCTGGACACCATGTCTCACTGCCCCGGCACATTCACCAACGCAAGAAAGCTGGCAAAAGCCGGCGTTTCGCTTCTCTACGGCGCAGAGATCGCGCATGTTGACATCCCCTGGGGGATCGACGCGCAGGAACTGCAACTCATGCATCATGCAGGCCTGTCTATCGAGGAAGTCCTGCGGGCCGCAACGTCGGAAGCCGGCAAGGAACTCGGCATGGAGCCGCTTGGCCGCCTTCAACCCGGCGCGCCGGCTGATCTGATCGCGGTCAAGGGAGATCCAGAGGAGAATCTGAAGATGCTGGAATATCCAGACTTCGTGATGTCTGGCGGCGTTACGGTATCAAACAGCTTCAAGTAA
- a CDS encoding carbonic anhydrase: MCQLCGNPNIAHRNNLPRRDFMFGAAVAGSLTMAGQADARPRKARKAESKPEASPPRPENVMTPDAALARLVEGNKRYQKGLTRRHDFVAEREALVGGQNPFAGILSCADSRIAPEYAFDSSRGDLFVCRVAGNFVSPENIASFEFAVDVLKTPLLLVLGHESCGAVKAAISSNTDKTTLPGHLPSLVTALTPAVKAVSGHSGDELENATKENVRLGVEALKTATPLLSAAVNEKRVKIVGGIYRLANGQVEIFA; this comes from the coding sequence ATGTGTCAGTTGTGTGGAAACCCCAACATTGCGCACAGGAATAATTTGCCGCGCCGGGACTTCATGTTCGGCGCGGCGGTGGCCGGATCGCTGACGATGGCGGGGCAGGCAGACGCCAGGCCTCGCAAAGCGCGCAAAGCGGAGTCGAAGCCGGAAGCGTCGCCTCCGAGGCCAGAGAACGTCATGACTCCTGACGCCGCGCTTGCGCGTTTGGTGGAGGGTAACAAACGCTACCAGAAGGGTCTGACCCGGCGGCATGATTTCGTCGCTGAACGCGAAGCGCTCGTCGGTGGGCAAAATCCTTTCGCCGGCATCTTGAGCTGCGCCGACTCGCGCATTGCGCCGGAATATGCCTTCGACAGTTCTCGCGGCGACCTCTTCGTTTGCCGCGTGGCGGGAAATTTCGTCAGTCCGGAAAATATCGCGAGTTTCGAATTCGCTGTCGATGTGCTGAAGACGCCGCTCCTGCTGGTGCTGGGGCATGAAAGCTGCGGAGCCGTGAAGGCGGCGATCTCCTCGAACACTGACAAGACGACCCTGCCTGGCCATTTGCCGTCCCTCGTGACTGCCTTGACGCCCGCGGTGAAGGCTGTTTCCGGCCATTCCGGCGACGAACTGGAGAACGCCACGAAGGAGAATGTCCGTCTCGGCGTGGAAGCGCTCAAGACGGCGACGCCGTTGCTGAGTGCGGCCGTCAATGAGAAACGCGTCAAAATCGTCGGCGGAATCTACCGCCTCGCCAATGGTCAGGTCGAAATCTTCGCCTGA